In one Streptomyces sp. NBC_01241 genomic region, the following are encoded:
- a CDS encoding DUF3117 domain-containing protein yields MAAMKPRTGDGPLEVTKEGRGIVMRVPLEGGGRLVVELTPDEADALGDALKKVVG; encoded by the coding sequence ATGGCGGCCATGAAGCCGCGGACGGGCGACGGCCCGCTCGAGGTGACAAAGGAGGGGCGGGGCATCGTCATGCGCGTTCCGCTCGAAGGCGGCGGTCGGCTTGTCGTGGAGCTGACTCCGGACGAGGCCGATGCACTCGGCGATGCCCTCAAGAAGGTCGTCGGCTGA
- the sigE gene encoding RNA polymerase sigma factor SigE — translation MVGAPLDTTRADRGGAAAPVDRRGVLRRFLGSAGEPKSVTNIADRSSNDSAPTATFASDADSQVWTPPSWEEIVSTHSGRVYRLAYRLTGNQHDAEDLTQEVFVRVFRSLSTYTPGTFEGWLHRITTNLFLDMVRRKQRIRFDSLGDDAAERLPSREPSPQQVFNDTHFDADVQQALDTLAPEFRAAVVLCDIEGLSYEEIAATLGVKLGTVRSRIHRGRSHLRKALQHRSPEARAEQRSLAGAILAGEGGAA, via the coding sequence ATGGTAGGGGCTCCGCTGGACACCACCAGAGCCGATAGGGGAGGTGCGGCTGCGCCTGTGGATCGGAGAGGAGTGCTGCGGCGCTTCCTCGGATCGGCGGGTGAGCCGAAATCCGTGACCAACATCGCTGACCGTTCTTCCAACGATTCCGCACCGACCGCGACCTTCGCCTCCGATGCGGACTCCCAGGTGTGGACGCCGCCTTCATGGGAAGAGATCGTCAGCACGCACAGCGGCCGTGTCTACCGCCTCGCCTACCGGCTGACGGGCAACCAGCACGATGCGGAGGACCTCACGCAGGAGGTCTTCGTCCGCGTGTTCCGGTCGCTGTCCACCTATACGCCGGGCACCTTCGAGGGCTGGCTGCACCGCATCACGACCAATCTGTTCCTGGACATGGTCCGTCGTAAGCAGCGGATCCGCTTCGACTCCCTCGGCGACGACGCCGCCGAGCGGCTGCCGAGCCGTGAACCGTCCCCGCAGCAGGTCTTCAACGACACGCATTTCGACGCGGACGTGCAGCAGGCGCTGGACACCCTCGCGCCCGAATTCCGTGCCGCCGTCGTGCTCTGTGACATCGAGGGCCTCTCGTACGAGGAGATCGCCGCGACGCTGGGCGTGAAGCTCGGCACCGTGCGCAGCCGTATCCACCGCGGTCGCTCGCACCTGCGCAAGGCGCTGCAGCACCGTTCGCCCGAGGCCCGTGCCGAGCAGCGCTCGCTGGCGGGCGCGATCCTGGCAGGGGAGGGCGGAGCGGCGTGA
- a CDS encoding S1C family serine protease, whose product MEDGKSAGPKAKWWSRPAPGRTTRTVPDGPSPVQDTAPTAEATDETAVTDMTEAPTPEPMASVPAARPATPLHQPDEYSTPPYGGPGPWAPAPPVQRPVPTPAHGTPVPPQYAGTNGAGIPTGPTPPAAPTAPGFTPPPMHMPTPPPSLPQQPQTQPQSTQWLQYDPWGAPRQPLTNPGPPLGADTGRKKNRRGSLLIGAVLLALVAGGIGGGIGAYIERNGGLTQVELPQAGRNSGGRAPDSVAGIAASALPSVVTLHVSGTTESGTGTGFVLDNSGHILTNNHVVAPAGSSGDITVTFSGGETARAEIVGKDSGYDLAVVKVTGVSGLKPLPLGNSDNVRVGDPVVAIGAPFDLSNTVTSGIISAKGRPITAGGEKGDGSDVSYVDALQTDAPINPGNSGGPLVDTDAHVIGINSAIRAADSGSSAEGGQAGSIGLGFAIPINQGKRVAEELINTGKATHPVIGVTLDMKYTGDGAKVGTKGAAGKPSVTPDGPGAKAGIRPGDIITEVDGQRVHSGEELIVKIRAHRPGDRLDLGLTRGGKDLSISLTLGSATGM is encoded by the coding sequence ATGGAAGACGGGAAGTCCGCCGGACCGAAGGCGAAATGGTGGAGCCGGCCCGCGCCGGGACGCACCACCCGCACAGTGCCGGACGGGCCGTCCCCCGTACAGGACACGGCACCCACGGCCGAAGCGACGGACGAGACGGCCGTGACAGACATGACGGAAGCGCCCACGCCCGAGCCCATGGCGTCCGTACCGGCCGCGCGGCCCGCGACGCCGCTGCACCAGCCCGACGAGTACAGCACCCCGCCCTACGGCGGACCCGGCCCCTGGGCACCCGCACCACCCGTACAGCGACCGGTCCCGACCCCCGCGCACGGCACCCCCGTACCCCCGCAGTACGCCGGGACGAACGGCGCGGGCATCCCCACCGGCCCCACCCCGCCTGCAGCACCCACCGCACCTGGTTTCACACCCCCACCCATGCACATGCCCACGCCCCCTCCCTCGCTCCCGCAGCAGCCTCAGACGCAGCCCCAGTCGACGCAGTGGCTCCAGTACGACCCCTGGGGTGCGCCCCGGCAGCCGCTGACGAACCCGGGCCCGCCGCTCGGGGCCGACACCGGCCGTAAGAAGAACCGTCGTGGCTCCCTCCTCATCGGCGCCGTGCTGCTCGCACTGGTGGCGGGCGGCATCGGCGGTGGCATCGGCGCCTACATCGAGCGCAACGGCGGCCTCACCCAGGTCGAGCTTCCGCAGGCCGGCCGGAACAGCGGGGGCCGCGCCCCCGACAGCGTCGCGGGTATCGCCGCCAGCGCGCTGCCCAGCGTGGTCACCCTCCATGTCAGCGGCACCACCGAATCCGGCACCGGCACCGGCTTCGTGCTCGACAATTCCGGCCACATCCTCACCAACAACCACGTCGTCGCCCCGGCCGGGTCCTCCGGCGACATCACCGTGACGTTCAGCGGTGGCGAGACCGCGCGCGCCGAGATCGTCGGCAAGGACAGCGGCTACGACCTGGCCGTGGTCAAGGTCACCGGCGTCTCCGGCCTCAAGCCGCTGCCGCTGGGCAACTCCGACAACGTGCGGGTCGGCGACCCCGTGGTGGCCATCGGCGCCCCCTTCGACCTGTCCAACACCGTCACCTCCGGCATCATCAGCGCCAAGGGCCGGCCGATCACCGCGGGCGGCGAGAAGGGCGACGGCAGCGACGTCAGTTACGTCGACGCGCTGCAGACCGATGCCCCGATCAACCCGGGCAACTCCGGCGGTCCGCTCGTCGACACCGATGCCCATGTCATAGGTATCAACAGCGCCATCCGTGCCGCCGACAGCGGTTCGAGCGCCGAGGGCGGACAGGCGGGGTCCATCGGTCTCGGCTTCGCCATCCCGATCAACCAGGGCAAGCGGGTCGCAGAGGAACTGATCAACACCGGGAAGGCCACCCACCCGGTGATCGGCGTCACGCTCGACATGAAGTACACGGGGGACGGCGCCAAGGTCGGCACGAAGGGGGCGGCCGGCAAGCCCTCGGTGACGCCGGACGGACCCGGGGCCAAGGCCGGGATCCGGCCCGGGGACATCATCACCGAGGTCGACGGCCAGCGGGTGCACAGCGGTGAGGAGCTGATTGTGAAGATCCGCGCGCACCGTCCCGGCGACCGGCTGGACCTCGGTCTGACCCGAGGTGGTAAAGACCTGTCCATCTCCTTGACCCTCGGTTCGGCAACCGGCATGTGA
- the folP gene encoding dihydropteroate synthase gives MRSGALRLGRREFGAHEPVIMAIVNRTPDSFYDQGATFRDEPALARVEQAIADGAAIVDIGGVKAGPGEEVTAEEEARRTVGFVAEVRRRHPDVVISVDTWRHDVGEAVCEAGADVLNDAWGGVDPRLADVAARYGAGLVCTHAGGAEPRTRPHRVAYDDVMADILRVTAGLAERAVGLGVRPDGIMIDPGHDFGKNTRHSLEATRRLDEMTETGWPVLVSLSNKDFVGETLDRPVKERLLGTLATTAVSAWLGARVYRVHEVAETRQVLDMVASIAGHREPAVARRGLA, from the coding sequence ATGCGAAGCGGTGCGCTCAGGCTCGGGCGGCGTGAATTCGGTGCGCACGAGCCGGTGATCATGGCGATCGTGAACCGTACCCCGGACTCCTTCTACGACCAGGGCGCGACCTTCCGGGACGAGCCCGCGCTCGCCCGGGTCGAGCAGGCGATCGCGGACGGCGCGGCGATCGTCGACATCGGGGGCGTGAAGGCGGGCCCCGGTGAAGAGGTGACCGCCGAGGAGGAGGCCCGTCGCACGGTGGGCTTCGTCGCGGAGGTGCGGCGCCGCCACCCGGACGTGGTGATCAGCGTCGACACCTGGCGCCACGACGTCGGCGAGGCGGTCTGCGAGGCCGGTGCCGACGTGCTGAACGACGCGTGGGGCGGCGTCGACCCGAGGCTCGCGGACGTCGCCGCGCGCTACGGCGCCGGTCTGGTGTGTACGCACGCGGGCGGCGCCGAACCGCGGACCCGGCCGCACCGGGTCGCGTACGACGACGTGATGGCGGACATCCTGCGCGTGACGGCGGGGCTGGCCGAGCGGGCGGTCGGGCTCGGGGTGCGGCCGGACGGGATCATGATCGACCCCGGTCACGACTTCGGGAAGAACACCCGGCATTCCCTGGAGGCGACGCGCCGGCTCGACGAGATGACGGAGACCGGCTGGCCCGTCCTCGTATCGCTGTCCAACAAGGACTTCGTCGGCGAGACGCTCGACCGGCCGGTGAAGGAACGGTTGCTCGGGACGCTCGCGACGACGGCCGTGTCGGCGTGGCTGGGGGCGCGGGTGTACCGGGTGCACGAGGTGGCGGAGACGCGGCAGGTGCTGGACATGGTCGCGTCCATCGCCGGCCACCGGGAACCCGCGGTCGCGCGGCGCGGACTGGCCTGA
- a CDS encoding DNA-3-methyladenine glycosylase I: MSGGAQTAPDGGLRCPWGLSTEDYLAYHDTEWGKSVHGDDALFERLCLEAFQSGLSWLTILRRREGFRSAFAGFKIPAVAEFTDADKERLLADTGIIRNRAKIEATLANAKVLADWRPGELDDLIWSHAPDPAGRPAPRTVEDVAAVTPESTALAKDLKKRGIRFVGPTTAYALMQACGLVDDHLADCVARGGAGA, from the coding sequence ATGAGCGGCGGCGCACAGACGGCCCCGGACGGCGGACTGCGCTGCCCCTGGGGGCTCTCCACCGAGGACTACCTCGCGTACCACGACACCGAATGGGGCAAGTCCGTCCACGGCGACGACGCCCTGTTCGAACGGCTCTGCCTGGAGGCGTTCCAGTCCGGCCTCTCCTGGCTGACGATCCTGCGCCGCCGAGAGGGCTTCCGCTCCGCCTTCGCCGGGTTCAAGATCCCTGCCGTGGCGGAGTTCACCGATGCCGACAAGGAGCGGCTCCTCGCCGACACCGGGATCATCCGCAACCGGGCGAAGATCGAGGCGACCCTCGCCAACGCCAAGGTCCTGGCCGACTGGCGCCCGGGCGAGCTGGACGACCTGATCTGGTCCCACGCCCCCGACCCGGCCGGCCGTCCGGCCCCGCGCACCGTCGAAGACGTCGCCGCGGTCACTCCGGAGTCCACGGCGCTGGCCAAGGACCTCAAGAAGCGCGGGATCCGGTTCGTCGGACCCACGACGGCCTACGCCCTGATGCAGGCCTGCGGCCTGGTCGACGACCACCTGGCCGACTGCGTGGCACGCGGAGGAGCGGGGGCGTAG
- a CDS encoding TIGR00730 family Rossman fold protein: MGNPEGAHVPEEQRQGPVLRRRDQVQPGTTDQRLLDTEGDSEWVHTDPWRVMRIQSEFVEGFGALAELPSAISVFGSARTPAGGPDYEAGVRIGKALVEAGFAVITGGGPGAMEAANKGAREAKGISVGLGIELPFESGLNPHVDIGVNFRYFFVRKTMFVKYAQGFVVLPGGLGTLDELFEALTLVQTGKVTRFPIVLFGTAYWSGLVDWLRDTVVAQGKASEHDLLLFHVTDDVDEAVNLVTKEVGRVRH, from the coding sequence ATGGGCAACCCCGAGGGAGCGCACGTCCCCGAGGAGCAGCGGCAGGGGCCGGTGCTCCGCCGCAGGGACCAGGTGCAGCCCGGCACCACCGACCAGCGGCTGCTGGACACCGAAGGCGATTCCGAGTGGGTGCACACCGATCCCTGGCGGGTGATGCGCATCCAGTCGGAGTTCGTCGAAGGGTTCGGCGCCCTCGCCGAGCTGCCGAGTGCCATCAGCGTCTTCGGCTCGGCCCGCACCCCGGCCGGCGGCCCGGACTACGAGGCGGGCGTACGGATCGGCAAGGCCCTGGTCGAGGCCGGCTTCGCGGTGATCACCGGAGGCGGCCCCGGAGCCATGGAGGCGGCGAACAAGGGAGCCCGGGAGGCGAAGGGCATCTCGGTCGGACTCGGCATCGAGCTGCCCTTCGAGTCCGGCCTCAACCCGCACGTCGACATCGGCGTCAACTTCCGCTACTTCTTCGTCCGCAAGACGATGTTCGTGAAGTACGCACAGGGCTTCGTCGTCCTGCCGGGCGGCCTCGGCACCCTGGACGAACTCTTCGAGGCCCTCACCCTCGTCCAGACGGGCAAGGTCACCCGCTTCCCGATCGTGCTGTTCGGCACCGCGTACTGGAGCGGGCTCGTGGACTGGCTGCGGGACACGGTGGTGGCACAGGGCAAGGCGTCGGAGCACGACCTGCTGCTGTTCCACGTCACCGACGACGTCGACGAGGCGGTCAACCTCGTCACGAAGGAGGTCGGCCGGGTCCGCCACTAG
- a CDS encoding enoyl-CoA hydratase/isomerase family protein, whose amino-acid sequence MADQMADSVLHEVSDGLATITINRPDAMNAMNAEAKVALRDALQSAAADTAVRAVLLTATGRAFCVGQDLKEHVGKLAEARESGGGNALSTVQEHYNPIVRAITEMPKPVVAGVNGVAAGAGFGFALACDYRVVADTASFNTSFAGVALTADSGVSWTLPRLIGQSRAADLLLFPRSISAQDAHELGIVNKLVPAADLAAEAAGVARALASGPTVAYAALKESLAYGAAHTLSEALEKEGELQTKAGASEDHTIAVQAFLNKEKPKYLGR is encoded by the coding sequence ATGGCCGACCAGATGGCGGACAGCGTGCTCCATGAAGTGAGCGACGGACTCGCGACGATCACGATCAACCGCCCCGACGCGATGAACGCCATGAACGCCGAGGCCAAGGTGGCACTCCGTGACGCGCTGCAGTCCGCGGCGGCCGACACGGCCGTACGGGCCGTTCTGCTCACCGCGACCGGGCGCGCCTTCTGCGTCGGCCAGGATCTGAAGGAGCACGTCGGCAAGCTCGCCGAGGCCCGTGAGTCCGGCGGCGGCAACGCGCTGAGCACCGTGCAGGAGCACTACAACCCGATCGTGCGGGCCATCACCGAGATGCCCAAGCCGGTCGTCGCCGGGGTGAACGGTGTCGCGGCCGGGGCCGGTTTCGGGTTCGCGCTGGCCTGCGACTACCGGGTGGTCGCCGACACCGCCTCGTTCAACACGTCCTTCGCCGGTGTCGCCCTGACTGCCGACTCGGGCGTCTCCTGGACGCTGCCCCGTCTGATCGGGCAGAGCCGCGCCGCCGATCTGCTGCTCTTCCCGCGGTCGATCTCCGCGCAGGACGCCCACGAGCTGGGCATCGTGAACAAGCTGGTGCCCGCGGCCGACCTGGCCGCCGAGGCCGCCGGTGTGGCCCGCGCCCTGGCGTCCGGTCCCACGGTGGCGTACGCCGCGCTCAAGGAGTCCCTGGCCTACGGCGCCGCTCACACCCTGAGCGAGGCGCTGGAGAAGGAGGGCGAACTCCAGACGAAGGCGGGCGCGTCCGAGGACCACACGATCGCGGTGCAGGCGTTCCTGAACAAGGAGAAGCCGAAGTACCTCGGGCGGTAG
- a CDS encoding zf-HC2 domain-containing protein — protein MSGTSPTPAEQHLGDRLAALIDGELKHDARERVLAHLATCAKCKAEAAAQRRLKSVFAQSAPPSPSEGFLARLQGLPGGPGGDDDGQGRPSGGSGRFADGLFPVIQQPGSRSDSPGSSPLGSFGFAPLPHGSTAVLPGGPSSRSGFRIHEVGREPDRSPWRGRRFAFAAASAVSLAAIALGGALPTGAGSSAPARAAGAGNAVTPLDAASRGESNGSVSRRNGGGQGALAATEAGDSATAVAPPSVSEVTPAAPATAPALLSSATLVPKDLASGSLASGTLAPGTLTSGTLTGNTFGVPVLTNVSAPPLIRPTGTSPLFARVLGRLAPQPPAPSAPPSWAQPSASVLPTPADRGLPLSARR, from the coding sequence GTGAGTGGCACAAGCCCGACCCCCGCGGAGCAGCATCTGGGGGACCGGCTCGCCGCGCTTATCGACGGCGAGTTGAAACACGATGCCCGTGAGCGGGTGCTCGCCCACCTCGCGACCTGCGCCAAGTGCAAGGCCGAGGCAGCCGCACAGCGGCGCCTGAAGAGCGTCTTCGCTCAGTCCGCCCCGCCTTCGCCGTCCGAGGGCTTCCTTGCCCGGCTGCAGGGCCTTCCCGGGGGTCCGGGGGGTGACGACGACGGCCAGGGAAGACCATCCGGCGGCTCCGGGCGTTTCGCCGACGGGCTTTTCCCGGTGATCCAGCAGCCCGGCAGCCGCAGCGATTCGCCGGGGAGTTCACCACTGGGGAGCTTCGGCTTCGCTCCGCTCCCGCACGGCTCGACCGCCGTACTGCCGGGTGGGCCGTCCTCCCGTTCGGGCTTCCGCATCCATGAGGTGGGCCGCGAGCCGGACCGGTCGCCGTGGCGCGGCCGGAGGTTCGCCTTCGCCGCGGCCAGCGCCGTATCGCTGGCGGCCATCGCCCTGGGCGGTGCGCTGCCGACGGGCGCGGGTTCCAGCGCCCCGGCCCGCGCCGCGGGCGCCGGAAACGCGGTGACCCCGCTCGACGCCGCTTCGCGAGGCGAGAGCAACGGCTCGGTGAGCCGTCGCAACGGTGGCGGTCAGGGCGCGCTCGCCGCTACGGAGGCGGGCGACAGCGCGACCGCCGTCGCCCCGCCGTCCGTGTCCGAGGTCACACCGGCGGCGCCCGCCACGGCCCCCGCACTGCTCTCCTCCGCAACCCTCGTGCCCAAAGACCTCGCGTCCGGAAGCCTGGCGTCCGGGACCCTCGCGCCCGGAACCCTGACATCCGGAACCCTGACCGGGAACACCTTCGGCGTCCCGGTCCTGACCAATGTGTCCGCGCCACCGCTGATACGCCCGACCGGCACGTCCCCGCTCTTCGCGCGGGTGCTCGGGCGGCTCGCCCCGCAGCCCCCCGCCCCTTCCGCCCCGCCGTCCTGGGCGCAGCCGTCGGCCTCGGTCCTCCCCACCCCCGCCGACCGCGGTCTGCCGCTTTCCGCCCGGCGCTGA
- a CDS encoding Mrp/NBP35 family ATP-binding protein, with protein sequence MATEDAVLEALATVNDPEIHRPITELGMVKSVEIDADGAVAVTVYLTVSGCPMRETITKNVTEAVAKVEGVSRVDVTLDVMSDEQRKELTASLRGGTAEREVPFAKPGSLTRVYAVASGKGGVGKSSVTVNLAAAMAADGLKVGVVDADIYGHSVPRMLGADGKPTQVENMIMPPSAHGVKVISIGMFTPGNTPVVWRGPMLHRALQQFLADVYWGDLDVLLLDLPPGTGDIAISVAQLVPNAEILVVTTPQQAAAEVAERAGSIAVQTHQKIVGVVENMSGLPCPHCDEMVDVFGTGGGQRVAEGLTRTVGAEVPVLGSIPIDVRLREGGDEGKPVVLSDPDSPAGKALRTIADKLGGRQRGLSGMSLGITPRNKF encoded by the coding sequence ATGGCTACGGAAGACGCGGTGCTTGAGGCACTGGCGACAGTGAACGACCCCGAGATCCACCGTCCGATCACCGAGCTCGGCATGGTGAAGTCGGTCGAGATCGACGCTGACGGTGCAGTCGCTGTCACGGTCTATCTCACGGTCTCCGGCTGCCCGATGCGCGAGACGATCACCAAGAACGTGACCGAAGCGGTGGCGAAGGTCGAAGGCGTCAGCCGCGTCGACGTCACGCTCGATGTGATGAGCGACGAACAGCGCAAGGAACTCACGGCCTCGCTGCGCGGCGGCACGGCGGAGCGCGAGGTGCCGTTCGCCAAGCCCGGCTCGCTGACCCGGGTCTACGCGGTCGCGTCCGGCAAGGGCGGCGTCGGCAAGTCGTCGGTCACCGTGAACCTCGCGGCCGCAATGGCCGCCGACGGCCTCAAGGTCGGCGTCGTGGACGCGGACATCTACGGGCACAGCGTGCCCCGGATGCTCGGCGCGGACGGCAAGCCGACCCAGGTCGAGAACATGATCATGCCGCCGTCGGCGCACGGCGTGAAGGTCATCTCCATCGGCATGTTCACCCCCGGCAACACCCCGGTGGTGTGGCGCGGACCGATGCTGCACCGAGCACTCCAGCAGTTCCTCGCCGATGTGTACTGGGGCGATTTGGACGTCCTGCTGCTCGACCTGCCGCCGGGCACCGGTGACATCGCGATCTCGGTGGCGCAGCTCGTGCCGAACGCCGAGATCCTGGTCGTCACGACCCCGCAGCAGGCGGCGGCCGAGGTGGCCGAGCGGGCCGGCTCGATCGCCGTGCAGACCCACCAGAAGATCGTCGGTGTCGTCGAGAACATGTCGGGCCTGCCGTGCCCGCACTGCGACGAGATGGTCGATGTGTTCGGCACCGGGGGCGGCCAGCGGGTCGCCGAGGGCCTGACGAGGACGGTCGGCGCCGAGGTGCCCGTGCTCGGCTCCATCCCGATCGACGTACGGCTGCGCGAGGGCGGCGACGAGGGCAAGCCGGTCGTCCTGTCCGACCCCGACTCCCCGGCCGGCAAGGCGCTGCGCACCATCGCGGACAAGCTGGGGGGCCGTCAGCGCGGCCTGTCGGGCATGTCGCTGGGCATCACCCCGCGCAACAAGTTCTGA
- the dapE gene encoding succinyl-diaminopimelate desuccinylase, with protein sequence MPESTLDLTLDGPALTARLVDFPSVSGQEKDLADAIESALRTLGHLTVDRHGNNIVARTDLGRAERVVLAGHIDTVPIADNVPSRLDDDGLLWGCGTSDMKSGVAVQLRIAATVPEPNRDLTFVFYDNEEVAAHLNGLGHVAAAHPDWLAGDFAVLLEGSDAEVEGGCQGTLRVFLRTEGERAHSARGWMGSNAIHAAAPILARLAAYEPRRPVIDGLEYHEGLNAVRIEGGVANNVIPDACTVVVNYRYAPDRTAEEALAHVHEVFADCGVAEFIVDDHSGAAMPGLSHPAAKAFMAAVGGTAKPKFGWTDVSRFSSLGVPAVNYGPGDPLLAHKRNEHVAVDRITHCEERLRSWLTG encoded by the coding sequence ATGCCCGAAAGCACGCTTGATCTCACCCTGGACGGCCCCGCGCTCACCGCCCGACTCGTCGACTTCCCGTCGGTCAGCGGTCAGGAGAAGGACCTCGCCGACGCGATCGAGTCGGCGCTGCGCACCCTGGGGCACCTGACCGTCGACCGGCACGGCAACAACATCGTGGCGCGGACGGACCTGGGCCGTGCCGAGCGGGTCGTGCTCGCCGGACACATCGACACCGTGCCGATCGCCGACAACGTGCCGTCCCGGCTCGACGACGACGGCCTGCTGTGGGGCTGCGGCACCTCCGACATGAAGTCGGGCGTCGCCGTGCAGCTGAGGATCGCCGCGACCGTGCCCGAGCCCAACCGCGACCTCACCTTCGTCTTCTACGACAACGAAGAGGTCGCCGCGCACCTCAACGGACTCGGCCACGTCGCCGCCGCGCACCCCGACTGGCTGGCGGGTGACTTCGCCGTACTCCTGGAGGGCTCCGACGCCGAGGTCGAGGGCGGCTGCCAGGGCACCCTGCGGGTCTTCCTCCGCACCGAGGGTGAGCGGGCCCACTCCGCGCGCGGCTGGATGGGGTCCAACGCCATCCACGCCGCCGCCCCGATCCTGGCCCGCCTCGCCGCGTACGAACCGCGCCGCCCGGTCATCGACGGACTCGAATACCACGAGGGCCTCAACGCGGTACGGATCGAGGGCGGCGTCGCCAACAACGTCATCCCCGACGCCTGCACCGTCGTCGTCAACTACCGGTACGCCCCCGACCGCACCGCCGAAGAGGCGCTCGCCCACGTCCACGAGGTCTTCGCGGACTGTGGCGTCGCCGAATTCATCGTCGACGACCACTCGGGCGCGGCCATGCCCGGCCTCTCCCACCCGGCGGCCAAGGCGTTCATGGCGGCGGTCGGCGGCACCGCCAAGCCCAAGTTCGGCTGGACGGACGTCTCCCGCTTCAGCTCCCTCGGCGTCCCCGCGGTGAACTACGGCCCCGGCGACCCGCTCCTCGCGCACAAGCGCAACGAGCACGTGGCGGTCGACCGGATCACCCACTGCGAGGAACGCCTCCGCTCCTGGCTCACCGGCTGA
- a CDS encoding O-methyltransferase: protein MRQLRGQERVITANRQTSWAFADAFVAEDEALHWARDRAREAGLRSVSPGTGAALRLLAATTDAKAVAEIGTGTGVSGLYLLHGMRPDGVLTTVDPEPERQQFAREAFRAAGFAANRARFIPGRALDVLPRLADGGYDLVFCDGDRLESLDCLAESLRLLRPGGLVCFEGVFANGRTVDSAAQPAEVLRLRELLRAVRESQELMATLLPVGDGLLCAVRRG, encoded by the coding sequence TTGCGCCAACTACGGGGACAGGAGAGGGTCATTACCGCCAACCGGCAGACGAGCTGGGCGTTCGCCGACGCCTTTGTCGCCGAGGACGAAGCATTGCACTGGGCCCGGGACCGGGCCCGGGAGGCAGGACTTCGCTCGGTGTCCCCAGGTACCGGCGCCGCGCTGCGCTTGCTCGCTGCCACGACGGACGCCAAAGCGGTGGCCGAAATCGGGACGGGGACCGGCGTGTCCGGGCTCTATCTGCTGCACGGCATGCGGCCCGACGGGGTGCTGACCACGGTCGACCCCGAGCCCGAACGCCAGCAGTTCGCCCGTGAGGCGTTCCGGGCCGCGGGGTTCGCCGCCAACCGGGCCCGCTTCATTCCCGGCCGCGCCCTGGACGTGCTGCCGCGACTCGCGGACGGCGGATACGACCTCGTGTTCTGCGACGGCGACCGGCTGGAGAGCCTGGACTGTCTCGCTGAATCGTTGCGCCTGCTGCGGCCCGGCGGCCTGGTCTGCTTCGAGGGAGTCTTCGCCAACGGCCGTACGGTCGACTCCGCGGCGCAGCCCGCGGAGGTATTGCGGCTGCGGGAGCTGCTGCGGGCCGTACGGGAGAGCCAGGAGCTGATGGCGACGCTGCTGCCCGTGGGCGACGGCTTGCTGTGCGCGGTGCGCAGGGGCTGA
- a CDS encoding sec-independent translocase: MFNDIGVLELATLAIMGVLIFGPDKLPKVIQDASRFIRKVREFSESAKEDIRTELGPEFKDFEFEDLNPKTFVRKQLMDGNDDLGLKEIRESFDLRKDLAEVTDAVNGRESATVESADSVGGVSSASAVTAANGSGGTPDLLKKRAQPAKDDHPPFDADAT, translated from the coding sequence GTGTTCAATGACATAGGCGTACTCGAGCTGGCGACGCTCGCGATCATGGGTGTGCTGATCTTCGGTCCGGACAAGCTGCCCAAGGTCATTCAGGACGCCTCGCGCTTCATTCGCAAGGTCCGTGAGTTCTCGGAGAGCGCCAAGGAGGACATCCGTACGGAGCTCGGTCCGGAGTTCAAGGACTTCGAGTTCGAGGACCTCAACCCCAAGACGTTCGTCCGCAAGCAGCTCATGGACGGCAATGACGATCTAGGGCTGAAGGAGATCCGCGAGAGCTTCGATCTGCGCAAGGACCTGGCCGAGGTCACCGACGCGGTGAACGGCCGGGAGAGCGCGACCGTGGAGTCCGCGGACTCCGTTGGCGGCGTGTCGAGCGCCTCGGCGGTCACCGCCGCCAACGGCTCCGGCGGTACTCCGGACCTGCTCAAGAAGCGTGCGCAGCCTGCGAAGGACGACCACCCGCCGTTCGACGCCGACGCCACCTGA